A window of Streptomyces sp. NBC_01224 genomic DNA:
TGTGTCTGGACGCGTCGGTCCGGGCGTTCAGCGGCCCGGATGTGCCGCATCTCAGCTACGCGAGCATCGCGGTGGTCTTCCTGGCCGGTAACGCGCTGGGCTCGGCGGCGCCCACACCGGGCGGGATGGGCGCGGTCGAGGGCGCGCTGACGCTGGGGCTGATCGCGGTCGGCCTGCCGAAGGAGGTCGCGGCACCGGCCGTTCTGCTGTACCGACTGCTGACACTGTGGCTGCCGGTGCTTCCCGGCTGGCTCTGCTTCAACCATCTGACCCGCAAGGGCGAGCTCTGACCCGTAAGGCCGAGCTGACGGTTCCTCAGCCGTAGCACACGCCTGTCCATAGGGCCGGTCGGGCGACCGGAGCGAGCCGCGGCCACCCGCTTGGACCGGTGCCTCGTGCACGGGTCCGGTTCCCGCCACACGATGGGGCCATGAGGACCTCCACCCTGCGTGCCGCCGCTCTCGCTGCCGCCGTCACCGTGCTCCTGCCCATCACCGCCTGCTCGGAGAGCGGCACCAAGGACGACCCGGACGGGCCGCCGCGCTCTCCGGTTGCGGCGAATGCCGCCGAGGCGAGCAGCTCCGGCCAGCTCGCCTCCCAGAAGCTGACGTGGAAGCCCTGCCCGGCCCCGTCCACGGCACAGGGCGGCGGAAAGGCCCCGTCGCCCCTGCCCGGTGGCACCCCCTGGGAGTGTTCCTTCATGAAGGTCCCGCTCGACTACGCGAATCCGGGCGGCGAGACGATCGAGCTGGCACTCATCCGGGCCAGGGCCAAGAATCCGGACAAGCGGATCGGCTCCCTCATCTTCAACTTCGGCGGTCCCGGGGCCTCCGGTGTCGCCACCCTGCCCGCGTTCGGCACCGACTACGACAAGCTCCGCACCCGCTACGACCTGGTCAGCTTCGACCCGCGCGGGGTCGGTCGCAGTGCGGGCGTGGAGTGCGAGACCGACCGGCAGCTCGACGCCCGCTACGAGACCGACGCCACCCCGGACAGCAGCGCCGATGTGAATGCCTTCGTCAAGGACATCAAGACGTTCGCGTCGGCCTGCGAGAAGAACTCCGGCAAGGAGCTCCCCTACGTCGGCACCACCAACGCCGCCCGCGACATGGATCTGATGCGTCAGGTGCTCGGAGACAAGAAGCTGTACTACTTCGGCATCTCGTACGGCACCGAACTGGGCGGCGTCTACGCCAACTTGTTCCCGAAGAACGTCGGCAGGTCGGTACTGGACGGGGTGGTCGACCCGACCCTGGACTCCGTGCAGTCCTCGCTCGGCCAGGCCAAGGGGTTCCAGCTCGCGCTGGACAACTTCGCCAAGGACTGCGTGGACCGCGGCGCCGCCTGCAAGCTCCCCGGTTCCACCGGGAAGGAGGTCGAACAGGGGATCTCCGGCCTTCTCACCCGGCTGGAGAAGAAGCCGATCCCGGGGCTCGGGTCCCGGCAGCTGACGCAGTCCCTGGCCATCACCGGCATCGCGGCCGCCCTCTACTCCAAGGAGACCTGGCCGCTGCTGGAGCAGGGAGTGGATGAGGCCGACGGCGGGAACGGCGCGCTGCTCCTCGCTCTCGCGGACTCGCTGAACGGCCGTGAGGCCGACGGTCACTACAACAATTTGATGGCCGCCAACACCGCCATCAACTGCGCCGACTCCAAGCAGCGGTTCACGGCGGACCAGGCCATGGCGAAGCTCCCGGAGTTCCAGTCCGCCTCGCCGGTCTTCGGTGACTATCTGGGCTGGGGTCTGCTCGCCTGCACCGGCTGGCCGGTGGCGGGCGTCTGGGAGACCCCGGACGTCAGCGCCCCGGGCGCGGCGCCCATCCTCGTCATCGGCAACACCGGCGACCCGGCGACCCCGTACAAGGGAGCGAAGGCGATGGCCGACGCGCTGGGCAAGGGCGTCGGTGTGGAGCTGACGTACGAGGGCCAGGGACACGGCGCGTACAACAGCGGCAATGCCTGTGTGCAGAACGCCGTGGGCGACTATCTGCTGGATGGCAAGGTTCCGGCGGCCGGGACGGTCTGCAAGTAATTCACCGTCCCGGACCGCCTAGCATGGGCGCACTTTCTGTACGTCGTATGTACAGGCACATCGGGGAGGGACGTACACGTGGTCGGACACGCACGTGCCGGGGCTCTGGCAGGCGCCGCACTTCTGCTGACGGGGCTGGTCGCGGGCTGTGACGGGGGTACGGACGACAAGCCGGCCGACAGGACGGACCACAGTGCGGCGTCCTCGCCCGGCCAGTCGTCCGCCACGCCGAGCGGTGGGCAGCCCGGCATGCCCGGGCTGCCCACCGCGCTCACCTCCCAGCGGCCGGACTGGAACAGCTGCAAAGCCCCCGCGGGCGGCAGCGCACCCGGTGGCGACTGGCGGTGTGCGACGGTCAAGGTGCCGCTGGACTACGCGAAGCCGGAAGGCGACACCATCGGGATCGCGCTGATCCGCAAGAAGGCCCGGGACGAAGGCCGGCGCCTCGGCGCGATGCTGTTCAACTTCGGCGGCCCGGGCGGTTCGGGCGTCTCGATACTGCCGCGCGCCGCCGACTCGTACAAGATGCTCAACGCCCGCTACGACCTGGTGAGCTTCGACCCGCGCGGGGTCGCGGGCAGCGCAGGGGTGAACTGCCGTACCGACAAGGAGACGGAGGACGCCAACCGGAAGGTCGACATGACCCCGGACACGGCGGCGGAGGAGGCGGCGTTCATGAAGGACGGCGCGGACTTCGGCGCCGGCTGCGAGCGCCGCTCCGGCAAGGTCCTGCCATACGTCGGTACGACGAACGCCGCCCGGGACATGGATCTGATCCGTGAGGTGCTCGGCGACAAGAAGCTCACCTACTTCGGCGTGTCGTACGGCACGGAGCTCGGCGGCACCTACGCACACCTCTTCCCCAAGAACGTCGGCCGGACCGTCCTGGACGCCGTCGTCGACCCGACCGCGGACACGATCGGGCACGCCCGCAACCAGGCGACCGGCTTCCAGCGGGCGCTGGAGAACTACCTCAAGGACCGCGGCCAGGACCCGAAGGCGGGCACGCAGCGCATCGCCCGGCTGCTGGAACGGATCGACAAGAAGCCGCTGCCGACCACCTCGGGCCGCGAGCTCAACGAGTCGCTTGCCACCACCGGCATCGTCATGCCGCTCTACTCCAGGAGCAGCTGGCCGTATCTGACCCAGGCGCTGGACGAGGCCGAGAAGAGCGGCACCGGCAACACACTGCTCCAGCTGGCCGACGCGTACAACGGCCGTGACGAGAAGGGGCACTACGACACCCAGAACCACTCGCAGCGCGCCATCTCCTGCGCGGACAGCAAGCTCCGGCCGACGGCGGCCGAGGCCAGGGCCATGCTGCCCGAGTTCCGGAAGCTGTCCCCGGTCTTCGGCCCGTTCCTGGCGTGGGACACGGCCGGCTGGTGTGCCGAGTGGCCGGTGAAGGGTGAGCACGACACCCCGGAGGCGAGCGCTCCGGGCGCCGGTCCGATCCTGGTGGTCGGTACGACCGGTGACCCGGCGACGCCGTACGAGGGTGCGCAGAAGATGGCGGACGAGCTGGGCAAGGGCGTCGGCATCATGCTCACCAACAAGGGTGAGGGGCACGGCGCGTACGGCGAGAGCACATGTGTGACGTCGACCGTGAACGCGT
This region includes:
- a CDS encoding alpha/beta hydrolase encodes the protein MRTSTLRAAALAAAVTVLLPITACSESGTKDDPDGPPRSPVAANAAEASSSGQLASQKLTWKPCPAPSTAQGGGKAPSPLPGGTPWECSFMKVPLDYANPGGETIELALIRARAKNPDKRIGSLIFNFGGPGASGVATLPAFGTDYDKLRTRYDLVSFDPRGVGRSAGVECETDRQLDARYETDATPDSSADVNAFVKDIKTFASACEKNSGKELPYVGTTNAARDMDLMRQVLGDKKLYYFGISYGTELGGVYANLFPKNVGRSVLDGVVDPTLDSVQSSLGQAKGFQLALDNFAKDCVDRGAACKLPGSTGKEVEQGISGLLTRLEKKPIPGLGSRQLTQSLAITGIAAALYSKETWPLLEQGVDEADGGNGALLLALADSLNGREADGHYNNLMAANTAINCADSKQRFTADQAMAKLPEFQSASPVFGDYLGWGLLACTGWPVAGVWETPDVSAPGAAPILVIGNTGDPATPYKGAKAMADALGKGVGVELTYEGQGHGAYNSGNACVQNAVGDYLLDGKVPAAGTVCK
- a CDS encoding alpha/beta hydrolase gives rise to the protein MVGHARAGALAGAALLLTGLVAGCDGGTDDKPADRTDHSAASSPGQSSATPSGGQPGMPGLPTALTSQRPDWNSCKAPAGGSAPGGDWRCATVKVPLDYAKPEGDTIGIALIRKKARDEGRRLGAMLFNFGGPGGSGVSILPRAADSYKMLNARYDLVSFDPRGVAGSAGVNCRTDKETEDANRKVDMTPDTAAEEAAFMKDGADFGAGCERRSGKVLPYVGTTNAARDMDLIREVLGDKKLTYFGVSYGTELGGTYAHLFPKNVGRTVLDAVVDPTADTIGHARNQATGFQRALENYLKDRGQDPKAGTQRIARLLERIDKKPLPTTSGRELNESLATTGIVMPLYSRSSWPYLTQALDEAEKSGTGNTLLQLADAYNGRDEKGHYDTQNHSQRAISCADSKLRPTAAEARAMLPEFRKLSPVFGPFLAWDTAGWCAEWPVKGEHDTPEASAPGAGPILVVGTTGDPATPYEGAQKMADELGKGVGIMLTNKGEGHGAYGESTCVTSTVNAYFLEGKVPADGKTCS